DNA sequence from the Xenopus tropicalis strain Nigerian chromosome 4, UCB_Xtro_10.0, whole genome shotgun sequence genome:
tttattgcgatagttactttttgttacttatttttctctTTAGGCCGTCTCCTATTAATctttcagcctctcattcaaaccaatgttGTTACTAGGGTATaatggatcctagcaaccacctagctgctgaaattgcaaactggagagctgcttaacagaaAGTGTAATGATTCAATTACTACAAAAGTAATCAACAGACCCAAATTTGTGGCCaggccacaaaagcccgggcctagggcagcatgccaTCCAGCTTCACAGCTCACTTACGGAGCACAGGGGATGGGACATGCAGAAAATTCagcgcgtcctgtccccagtgctccgtatgtaagTTACAAGGATCACACATGCGCACAATCCTGGGGGGGAGGGCGCTCTATAGAGATCACTCTATACTGGAAGgcttctgattggagaagccCACTGCACAGGAAATTATCCACTGGATCAAGGCTTTTTACCAAACCTCAATTGTTACatgcaacagaaaaaaagaagCTTTTAAAATGTTTCCTCAAAAACAGGTGGTGATCTGtgttctttatatttaaattattattttacagattatttacccctttaaattattttacatggttttcaCTTGGCCCAGATCAGCTTTCTGCTCTTCTTATTTTATGACGTTGGTAGTAAAGAGATATATGGAACAATGATGGTTTTCTCATTTGGTGTATTTCAGCCAAAAAAGCATCATAAACCATATCTGCTACCTCCCATTATAGTAAGCAGGGCCCTGTAATTCCAATTCTATTCTGtgtgtttgttaaattattgtaaaatcTCTGTTTGTTATACATTTATGTAAAGTGCTGTATAACTTGCTGacattatataattaaatgatAAAATTGCCTGTATTGCACTTTTAAGTCTGAaaatgcttaaagagatactgacaccagaaatgaaaccttttttacatctgtcataacattgtctttgcatgttatttataattttgccataaaagtatttgtcaaagcttttacattccctatctgatcccacatgtttctctatgagggggctgccatatttgtccagcagggggccgttagcattagaagctataactgacaggctgagaagggacagtcaggctggcaaaacagtcaggtttagaaacttcaagcaacaattacttacaaaagcagccctatcagcaaaaaatgatcaacacaacctttaggcaactttttatgtagattcatattttaaaaagttgttttttcgtgtcagtatcactttaagctgaTGTTGTAACTGAAATGTAGGGGggggttttgtttttgtttttacttacCCTGCCTTTCACAGCAAGCAAAGTTATACCTAGGAACAGCCATGCTTCCTACTACTTGCCAAGCATTCTCTTCAGGTGAAAAGCGCTCAATGCTATTTCCAATTTCTGATCCAACCCAGCCTCCTGCAACAAATATGTGTACATTAATTTATCGGATGGGTTGAGGCCCCTTCTTAGCCAAAAGGGTTGTATTATGGAAGAACTGAACTGTTATATAATTGTTGattagaaataaaaacaattgtGCCTTAAAAAGTTAAGTTACTCACAAAACCttttataaaagtatatattgtCCTGAAATATGATTATTTAAAACTGAAGGTTGACCCACCTTAGCTAGAAGAATATCCCTTTCCTGGAATCACTTCTACCTGATATTCTCAAGTGAGCCCCACCATATTTACTGTTGCAGGTCCCAGCAGAACTTCAGGCTGATATCTGTATACATGGTCAGCATGACTACTGTAATATTGGGCAGGTGTCTGGCATCAAATTAAACTCACTCATTATCATAATACAGAACACCTTAGAACTTGAAAAGTTATTTCACtttcaaagataaataatttgTTAGGGGCACAGGTGAGAAGATGTTACTGCTCAATTACATTGGATACTTGGCTGAAAGCTTAAAAAGGTCAAAAAGCTGTACTGcaactaatgggcttatttatcatttttcatatttgtgaattcgagtttgtttttctaaactgaATAAATTTGCttatcgaatgctcgcttatttactgataaggaaaacttgtttgaataaaaaactaaaatatctTGAATTTTAAGAGttctaaaaactcaaaaaagtctCAGAATATGGTTTTACTTTGCCTATgactactcccattgacttttatagaaactagcaagcttttagatggtgaacaTTTACATTCGTGTTTTCACGTTTTTTGCCATTTGAGTTTTCGGACCATAACTCAAATTCgtgttttttaagtgcaaaaaacttgaatcgagaaaTATAATCAAACTCGAAgactgataaatcaccccctaaatgtTTAATCAGTTTTTATGTGCAATAAACTTTTAACAAAGTCAATTTTTTATAAATTCAAAAAGCTGCAGATTAACAGATTAAttttgaggaaaaaaatatatttttagaatatatatatatatatatatatatatttttttttttttttttttttttctagataagCAGGGGAATACAACCACATTCATTAGGTAAAGTCAGGTAAAAATAACTACAGACAAATCCTCAGATTACATTGGAATACCTAAGGCATAGATGGCTCCATGACAGGCGCATACGCCAAGCCCACACCGAGGCTGGTTCATGGAAGACACTGCTGCCCACTGTTTACTCACTGGGTCATAGCATTCCACACAGTCAAAAATCATAGAGTCCTTCTcacctttgtaaaaataaaaaacactcaTTTAGAAAGGTGTTAAGCAAACAACAGATAACAAGGACAGCAATACATGTCATAAAAGTTTATTGTCCTGTAACAAAGTACCATTTCTCAAAGTGGCCCTCAGTTAATAACACTGGTGCAAATTTCCAACAGTGCAGTAATCcagagcaaccaataaaatacattatGCTAAATTGTTCACACAGTCAatacaaacagatagatagatagttgatagatagatagatagatagatagatagatagatagataggatggTGATGGTTTCTATATGTGGTGTAGATACCTCCAATTACATAGATTCTCCCTTCCAAAACTGCTACACTCATCCCACTTCGAGCTTGGTGCAGAGAAGACACTGTGCTCCAGTACTGGCTAAAGGTATCAAAGCGTTCCACACAACTTAGAGCTCTGCTGTCACTCCAGCGGCCACCTAGCAAACGAGTGTATCCACCTATGAAAGTAACAGTAGAAatgaaataataacaaatgataCTTAATccaatgtattttaaaatagaaTACAGGTCAAATAGAAAATGGTTCAACTCTTCCAAAAGAACAATGAATAATTTATCAATTAAACAATGCCTCCGCTGCTCCTCATCTTATGATACAAGTTTGTTTTGAATATTCTTTGCACTGAAATGCTTTGGAAAACATTGTTTTACTCAGCAAGAATAGCGATAAGCAATTTTTACAGTCACCACTGTAAGTATcttctgtttttttaatcagGTTTTCACTATGAGAGACTAGAATTAGACTTAAGTTTGCAATCTCAGAACAAACATTTCAATAACTCATGCAAATAGTGTTTACCAATGGCATAAAGAAATTTCCGGGCTTTCCTGCGTGGCCGAACTCGAGATGTCTGCAGAAAGTTGCACAGTTTTTTGTCTTTTGGTGAGTGGCTCAGCTCACAGTATTCCCTCAGGAGGGTCTGCAGAGCTACACGAAGGCTGAAGTCTGCAACATCTACAGGCATACATAAAGCACACAACTGAAACCAAATCTGATAATCACAGGCCATCATGTAAAACTGATACACAATACAATTTCTGTGCCTCTTCTATGCAGTACATTATTGTGTAAAATACTGATTTTATGTGCGGAGATGTTTttgtaaaactgtgaaaaatgcaTGGAAAGCATTACTAATAAACTCAAGTAGAAACCTGTTAAGCTAATAAAATTTCCTAAAATACAAATGTTCTTACTTAGCAAACATTGGTTTCTATCCAAGTTTGCTTTCTTCTCATGCACTTCCACAGACTTCACCAAATCcagtaaaatatatacttttggCATTAATTAAGGTGTAACTGTGGCATACTCATGTTCATAATTATTACACTTAATACCTTCATCCATCATTTATGCTTGgcattaaaggaatagttcagtgtaaaaatgaaaattattatttttataaacatttatttataaagcgtgggtttcatacattggacatacagagtaacatataaagcaatcaatacctgttacaagaggtgaagagagccctgcccaaaagagcttacaatctacaaaatctacaaaatgagcaaaatagacagactgcacaaaataaaaaatgttttcaatatagttagttgggcaaaaatgtaatccaaaaaggctggagtgggcagatgtctaatataatgaccagaactctacttcctgctttcagctctctaagctgttagcagtcagtaaccaatcagtgacttgaggggggtgcatatgggccataactgttcagttagtttacatttgaatctgacctgcttgctcacaaactaaaggtgggcatacacgctaagatccgctcgcttggtgaggttgccaagcgagcggatcttctctcaatatccccacctacaggtgagcaatatcaggctaattcggtcgaaaatgatcgaattagaacaacgggtataggcgtccgttggCCAATTTAAAGTCAAATGTCAGTTGgccaggcccgtcgttagtgcccatacacggggcgataagctgccgaatcggtctaagggaccaatatcgacagctagaatcagcctgggtatggccaccttaactgttatgtcccatgtggctcctCCTagagtcactgactgactaagaggttatagggctgaaagcaggaagtagagttctgcccattatattagacatctgctcactccagccttaattgattacatttttgcctaactaactatattacaaatattttttattttgcgcagtctaaccattttacccagtttcatttttacacttaacGGTTCCTTTAATGCTGTaactttatgaaaatgtttttgttgtgccaaacaatatttttttggtgTAAAGTAATACACTGCTTTAAAAATGTCCCTTAATATTCCAGTGCTTGTCTAAGAGAGGCATCCAGTATGAATCTTTTCAGCTACCGTTAGTCTAAAAAGGTACCTTTACCTTCAATAGCTTTGTGAAGTCTTTTTGGAGGTAACAATGAAAACCGAACAGGCTCCAAAACTTCAATAACATGTCTCTTCCGTGTTACAATGTCCTTCTGTATCCATATCATTGCAGCAGAGAAAACTTGGTATTCATCTTCAATGCTGAGCTCTTCGCTTTGTAAAATTTGTACTAGCTGATCCTTAGTCAGGGTCGGAAATTCATCCCCAATCTGCACCTCTGTAAAATGTGTGTGGATGTAACTTTCTGTGTATTCAAGCAGTGGTTGGCAGGATAGATGCTCTGCAAACTGGAAGAAGCCTATACAATTGGCTGGTTCAGTATGCTCCTTTAGAAAGTCACAGCACAGCTCCACCACATGGCTCAGCTGAAGCATATCTGCTGCAGTCATCAGATCTTCAACATTATCTGTGCTGATCTTTACTGAGCCTGTGCagatagaaggaaagaaattcaCAAAGGTAATCTAAATGATGCACAATAATTTAAAGGCAATCCTCTATTTCAACCCCATCTTTAAAACCCTGGctaatcatttataaaaaaaaaaaaaaatgaaaaaaagtttatatttcTTGTTGTACACCCACACACTACTTGAAATGGTCAACATAATATACCCTATATTGTTAAAAGTACGTAGACACACCTTCCCAATTACTGAAATTGGCTATTTAAGACATACCACATCATACTATAAcattctgtgcttcctactttgcaGCAACAGTTTGGATAAGGTCAGATCCTATTTTACAAGTGCACAAAGTAAGGTCATTCAGAATTGCACAGAACTGACCAAAGTGAACACTTGTGGGATGAACCAGAACACTAATGTACATCAGGCCTGATTACCCAATATTGGGACCCAACCTGGTGCATATAACTGGTAGCAAAGCCCACCaccaatgttccaacatctagtggaaatcCTTCCTAGATGATTTGAGGCTAAAAGCTCTTTTAGCAGCAATGAGAGGAACAACTTCATTAAGCACACCAGATAGTATATAGTAGATAGTATATCTGGTGTGCTTATATGGCAATATACCTCTATTTGCATAAAATCAAGCAGATGCAGTCATAAAAACATAGATAAAACATAGTTGCTTTGTAGGTGAGCATGCTGATATCGCTCTGCtttctgtttgctagggtcaCGGACAGCCTGTATATGTATAAACAAAGAAATGTAACTACTAAAGggctaatgtatgtatgtgttataGAATTTCTTCCCATGTGGATTAACAAATTATACCTGTGTAAATAAAATCCAAAATCAGTTGAAAGCTATTTGGGTTTAGTCCTTGAATCTGTACCACTTCAGTCAGAGACTCTTTCATTCCACCAGCCAGAAGTGCTGCAAAATAGGGGCTGCTTGCAGCCAAAACTAACTTGTGTACCCCAAACTTTACGTCACCGATCTGTATTTGCACATCACAGAACTCAAGCTGGTGTCTCATCCGATTCATCTGTGCAAGAATGAGCTGGGCATGTTTGTCCAGTATACGCAGGCAGGTGCTGGCTTTGGTTTCAGTCACTAGTTCCATAACTGGTCAACAACAAACAGAACATTGGACAAAAAACAACAATTTTGCTGAACCAGGTCAGACAGCATGTATTAATACCCACCATTCTCTGCTGGTGTATGTAGGCTAGAGTGAAAATGTTCCTAATTGTTTGTCATTCTAAAGTACTAATTTGAAATTTGGGTTCTTCGCTGAACATGCTGCCCCCTCTCCCTTTATAAGCATGGCAATTTGTTCAGAGTTTCTTATTTCTCTTTGAACAAACAAAAGGCAAAACCTATGCTCAGTGCAAgtcctattcattaaactcatgttgaaaagTGGGTGTATACTGTTCAAGTAAAGGTAATAGAAGCACGGGGGCAAAAACTGCtttggtatatatataaaaaaaaaaaaagcattcatcAAAGCATATTTCCTAGtagacatattttaaaaaaaaaaacaagtgttttAGGTACAAAGTCATCATACCCCAGATAGTATCTATATCAAATGATTATTTGGTGTTATTTAACACTCTTTGTAAATCTCACTGACATTTCTGTTATATAGTggacaaaataaatgtaattctgtCCTTAAGTCCTGGACTTGCTGAGCAGGATGGGTCATAAAAGACTCATCTGCAGGATGTAAATATAAATTTGTGTTTAAGTAGCAAGCATTAAAGAGGCAGACATACAAAAACACTTATTTAAGTATAAATTTCCATTGTATAGTGCTGCATAGCTTGCTGGttctatatatataatgatgtGTGTAATAATTAACAGAACATATAACTTTGATACCAGAGAGAAAAGTACACGTTTACAACACTGTACAAATATATGTATGTCTCACCGATGTTCCAAAGGGTAGAACGTTATGTATTCTGATCCCTCGAGTAGTCCCTAGCATGTCTCTTTTGCCATTTTTACATTGGACAAGTGAATCGTTTTGGCACTGGCAGTAGCGACACCATTATTTTTCCTTGCTGGGGTGCATGCTTCCCTATCTATCTGACACTGTGTGAGAAACCTAGCACGGCTAGTTACATCTAGAAACAGTTCCTCTCCTCCACTAGTCTCTGAGGAAGAAAACTCAATCTGCCAGCACACAGACTCTGGTCAGACGTTTTTACTTCCTGCCAGATCTATCCCAGCAGCTCTGACCTAATTACCAAGAAGCTTCTACAAAATTTGCCAACCTTGTCTACAGCTACCGTATATATTCTAGTATAATCGTCAGCGATGAATGAACGTTTTAGATGCAAATATAGTTGTCAGCTTCTGTGAAAAAGAATATCAATCTTCTTAAATGTTTATCTTTCTTTCCTACTAATAACATTTGCAATAAGTTGCCAGACCAGTAAAATACAGGCTAATAGTCATACAGGTATTTTgcttgcatttacaaataaacttGTGGTATTTTTATGGAGGTGTCTGATTCCTTTTTGTTAATATGTGACTGAAAAGTCTGGTTATCACTGCAGTGATTAATATTACTTTAATTCCGTCTGCACATCAGAGAGTAATTCACAATAGTAGAGAAAAATGTCAgcctagaccagtggttctcaaccttcctaatgccgcgaccctttaatacagttcctcatgttgtggtgacccccaaccataaaattattcctaataggcgacccctgtgaacgggtcgttcgacccccaaaggggtcccgacccacaggttgagaaccgctggcctAGCCACTGGACATAAATACACCCCATAtgtgcatgtgacatcacttccgcagtGTAATCAAACCCCatacccctcaccccccagctccatTGCTGGATTTACTCAGGAAATCTGTGGTGGAggcatgtactttttttttttttttttaaataaatctaatatatATCCACCCCATGGGCTACCATCCCCAAAACCTGCCACCCTAagcacaggccctcaggtgcctatatataagtAAGGCCCTGGTCAGGGGCTGCAGGAACTTGCTGTTTCTGACACCACTCATGTACATTACAGGCTCTAAGGGGCAGCTTTTGCTAATGTGCATGCGTAGCTCCTTAAGGCCACATACATGATGTGCTTCAGCTTCGGTTGGCACTTGGATGCATCTAGATgacaaaaaattaattatattttgtcCTGCACTCCCTtgcagtggaacacaggagaactccgctgcaggggaacacagggtgaaacgcccatgtgtaagagccttAATGTTGCTCTAGGAATGTCAAAACTGCCTAATGACATGGGATTAGTTAATGTCTCTGTAATTGGCAGATaacttttaatattaataaacaaTTGATcccagcagggatccccaaactttttcttactcgtgagccccaGTCAGATGTAGAAAGTGTTTGTGAGCTACACATGTAAGCAGTAATTAACCTTTAATCACGTCACCTACACCAGGAAACACAAAGAGTGCTGGGAGTTGGAACAATCAactctttatttctttcttcaccAAAGTGCACACCAATAAAGCCCTTGCTCTTCAACCAGAAATTACCCTATAATTATACTAACACTCTTTTCCACCCCCTtacacacaagcatgaaaaaagttctttggggatgccaaataaggattatgattgactatttggtagccccatgtggaatgctagcctgcaggaggctctgcttggagtaaaactgtctctcttTCTAGAACTTGCCTCTAagctagaaatttaaaaatgggcacataCTTTATTGCTTATTAGTTATGTGTGGGTTGAGAAAaactcaaccctaacccacctgctcccaacccgaacccaACCCGGCTTCTCCCTTCTATTTTTAGACCCATTGTGGGGACTATAAATTtgtctataaatacagaagccggCACAGGAAGTGTTAGGTCATGGGGGGGAAGGTGAGTGAAAGAGTGGAAGAACCCACCCGTGACCCACAAAGGATGTGCCGAGGTTGGCCCAAACCCACCTGACCGGCAGGTTAGCCCATGGGTCCTGTGGGTATTGGGTTGGTGGCCCGCCCACCCAGCACTATTACCTATGTACTTTCCTAGCGAGTTCCTCATTAATACAGCTCTAAAGAATTGTGTGGAAAACCATGATTGGAAAAACATAATTCTGACCAACCCAATTCTTTATGGACACAATTTTTTAAAAGGGTGCACGAGATGTTAAAATGTCACAAAACACAATTTTGCACACGCAGCCAAAAGAATAAAACAACATTGACGCAATTGCATATTTGTTACATTGTAAGCGTGGCACATTATGACCCCATTCAACTCTATTCTCATATGGTGATTAAGTTGgcacttggctggtattttattttCCTGACCAGTAAAAATGATACTGCATGCGATTATTACAAGAAAAGAAAAGATGTAGATCGCCAAGTAGCAGACTGTTCCATTCTTAAAAGCCTTTCCAGATGTAAGCAACTTTTCCACGCACAACAAATGgtgaaagaaaatgaaataaat
Encoded proteins:
- the ipp gene encoding actin-binding protein IPP isoform X1; translation: MELVTETKASTCLRILDKHAQLILAQMNRMRHQLEFCDVQIQIGDVKFGVHKLVLAASSPYFAALLAGGMKESLTEVVQIQGLNPNSFQLILDFIYTGSVKISTDNVEDLMTAADMLQLSHVVELCCDFLKEHTEPANCIGFFQFAEHLSCQPLLEYTESYIHTHFTEVQIGDEFPTLTKDQLVQILQSEELSIEDEYQVFSAAMIWIQKDIVTRKRHVIEVLEPVRFSLLPPKRLHKAIEDVADFSLRVALQTLLREYCELSHSPKDKKLCNFLQTSRVRPRRKARKFLYAIGGYTRLLGGRWSDSRALSCVERFDTFSQYWSTVSSLHQARSGMSVAVLEGRIYVIGGEKDSMIFDCVECYDPVSKQWAAVSSMNQPRCGLGVCACHGAIYALGGWVGSEIGNSIERFSPEENAWQVVGSMAVPRYNFACCERQGMIYVVGGISHEGTELRSAEVYDPITRRWMSLPPMGTRRAYLGVACLNDCLYAVGGGDDSQDALNTVEKFSFEEEQWVEVAPMKIPRCGVSVVSVNGLLYAAGGRSIKQNFTAPVTTDTVEVYNPHTDSWTDIGIMITSRCEGGLAVL
- the ipp gene encoding actin-binding protein IPP isoform X2 codes for the protein MELVTETKASTCLRILDKHAQLILAQMNRMRHQLEFCDVQIQIGDVKFGVHKLVLAASSPYFAALLAGGMKESLTEVVQIQGLNPNSFQLILDFIYTGSVKISTDNVEDLMTAADMLQLSHVVELCCDFLKEHTEPANCIGFFQFAEHLSCQPLLEYTESYIHTHFTEVQIGDEFPTLTKDQLVQILQSEELSIEDEYQVFSAAMIWIQKDIVTRKRHVIEVLEPVRFSLLPPKRLHKAIEDVADFSLRVALQTLLREYCELSHSPKDKKLCNFLQTSRVRPRRKARKFLYAIGGYTRLLGGRWSDSRALSCVERFDTFSQYWSTVSSLHQARSGMSVAVLEGRIYVIGGEKDSMIFDCVECYDPVSKQWAAVSSMNQPRCGLGVCACHGAIYALGGWVGSEIGNSIERFSPEENAWQVVGSMAVPRYNFACCERQGMIYVVGGISHEGTELRSAEVYDPITRRWMSLPPMGTRRAYLGVACLNDCLYAVGGGDDSQDALNTVEKFSFEEWVEVAPMKIPRCGVSVVSVNGLLYAAGGRSIKQNFTAPVTTDTVEVYNPHTDSWTDIGIMITSRCEGGLAVL
- the ipp gene encoding actin-binding protein IPP (The RefSeq protein has 1 substitution compared to this genomic sequence): MELVTETKASTCLRILDKHAQLILAQMNRMRHQLEFCDVQIQIGDVKFGVHKLVLAASSPYFAALLAGGMKESLTEVVQIQGLNPNSFQLILDFIYTGSVKISTDNVEDLMTAADMLQLSHVVELCCDFLKEHTEPANCIGFFQFAEHLSCQPLLEYTESYIHTHFTEVQIGDEFPTLTKDQLVQILQSEELSIEDEYQVFSAAMIWIQKDIVTRKRHVIEVLEPVRFSLLPPKRLHKAIEDVADFSLRVALQTLLREYCELSHSPKDKKLCNFLQTSRVRPRRKARKFLYAIGGYTRLLGGRWSDSRALSCVERFDTFSQYWSTVSSLHQARSGMSVAVLEGRIYVIGGGWVGSEIGNSIERFSPEENAWQVVGSMAVPRYNFACCERQGMIYVVGGISHEGTELRSAEVYDPITRRLMSLPPMGTRRAYLGVACLNDCLYAVGGGDDSQDALNTVEKFSFEEEQWVEVAPMKIPRCGVSVVSVNGLLYAAGGRSIKQNFTAPVTTDTVEVYNPHTDSWTDIGIMITSRCEGGLAVL
- the ipp gene encoding actin-binding protein IPP isoform X3 — encoded protein: MTAADMLQLSHVVELCCDFLKEHTEPANCIGFFQFAEHLSCQPLLEYTESYIHTHFTEVQIGDEFPTLTKDQLVQILQSEELSIEDEYQVFSAAMIWIQKDIVTRKRHVIEVLEPVRFSLLPPKRLHKAIEDVADFSLRVALQTLLREYCELSHSPKDKKLCNFLQTSRVRPRRKARKFLYAIGGYTRLLGGRWSDSRALSCVERFDTFSQYWSTVSSLHQARSGMSVAVLEGRIYVIGGEKDSMIFDCVECYDPVSKQWAAVSSMNQPRCGLGVCACHGAIYALGGWVGSEIGNSIERFSPEENAWQVVGSMAVPRYNFACCERQGMIYVVGGISHEGTELRSAEVYDPITRRWMSLPPMGTRRAYLGVACLNDCLYAVGGGDDSQDALNTVEKFSFEEEQWVEVAPMKIPRCGVSVVSVNGLLYAAGGRSIKQNFTAPVTTDTVEVYNPHTDSWTDIGIMITSRCEGGLAVL